The region cgctctctctctcacgcacgcacgctctctctcacgcacgcacgctctctctctcacgcacgcacgctctctctctcacgcacgcacgctctctctctcacgcacgcacgctctctctcacgcacgcacgctctctctctcacgcacgcacgctctctctctcacgcacgcacgctctctctcacgcacgcacgctctctctctcacgcacgcacgctctctctctcacgcacgcacgctctctctctcacgcacgcacgctctctctctcacgcacgcacgctctctctcacgcacgcacgctctctctctcacgcacgcacgctctctctctcacgcacgcacgctctctctctcacgcacgcacgctctctctctcacgcacgcacgctctctctctcacgcacgcacgctctctctctcacgcacgcacgctctctctctcacgcacgcacgctctctctctcacgcacgcacgctctctctctcacgcacgcacgctctctctctcacgcacgcacgctctctctctcacgcacgcacgctctctctctcacgcacgcacgctctctctctcacgcacgcacgctctctctctcacgcacgcacgctctctctctcacgcacgcacgctctctctctcacgcacgcacgctctctctctcacgcacgctctctctctcacgcacgcacgctctctctctcacgcacgcacgctctctctctcacgcacgcacgctctctctctcacgcacgcacgctctctctctcacgcacgcacgctctctctctcacgcacgcacgctctctctctcacgcacgcacgctctctctctcacgcacgcacgctctctctctcacgcacgcacgctctctctctctctcacgcacgctctctctctctctcacgcacgcacgctctctctctcacacacgcacgctctctctctctctctctcacacacgcacgctctctctctctctcacacacgcacgctctctctctctctcacacacgcacgctctctctctcacacaccttgTGTTTTTTAGGGGGTGGTGTAGAGCGAGAGCTGCTGACCAGATCCTGAGTGGGTGTGTCTGCCCGGGTGGAGTCCACCAGCACAGGGCTACAGGTCACTTTCACATCTGGAGAGACGTCACGgtcactaaacacaacatatacaccGAGTTTCGGTGACGTTACACTACATGGTACATCCACAGAAGTGTGTATTTTCCTTTGAAATCCTTGAGGCTTCACCtccgttttatttttttcactcaaTTTATGTTTTTAGAGCCAATGCTACTAAGTGactacttttctttttctctggaGTCCATACCTCACTTCGCTCTGTCTGATGTTGCCATTTTGGACGACGTGGTTCTCCTTTGACTCCCGTTTCCTCTTCTTGTTGTTACACGTCTCGTTAGTCACCTCAGGCAGAATGGAGATGGTGCTGATGCAGTAGTCAGGAATCTCGGGAATCTCCGTGGTTTGGCTGATGTTGGAGTCAGCTATGGGGCAGCTGTTAGAAACGAGTAGCTCGTCATCTCCAGATGGAGGTTTCAGGACACCTGAGTGACTGTGGCTCACTGACGACAAGGAGGAACTGTCACTAGAATGTTTTTCTGTAGTAGTGCTGCCATGTGTCCTGCTGTCTAACTGTGGGACCTCATCAGCACTTTCTCCTGCATCTCCACAGCCAGGTGATTTAACTGACAGACACGAGCCCTCACTGCTGGGCTGCACAATGTCATCAATCACACTCAgatgctcctcctcctcctcctcctcttcctcatctgaAATAGTTCATAAATTAATTAGTAGGTTTATTCTGCCATAATAAATTAAAGTTTCAATCAGCAGcaaatgaaatgagacaataAAAAGAGTCTGATCCATTTTGTGGAGCTGTAAAGCCTCAGGAACAGAGCTGTGTATAGCGACACCTACACAATGACAGGTTTCTGTGCTGTAAGGACTGCGTTTTAATTAAAGGTCACACCTGGTCTGACTTGTGCTGCACTGGCCTGGATCTCCTCCTCAATATCAGGATCTGAAGAATCattgtcttcctcctcctcttcatcctcctcctcttcttcttctgctgcttCATCCTCTTCTGCCTCCTGGTCATTTTCATGTTCCTCCCCACTCCTCTCACCGTTCTCAGTTTTCACGGTCTCCTGCTGTTCGCTCTGTGTGCCAAACAGAACATGGTTAGTGCTTTATTTAGGGAAAACACAAACTGTCTGATCTTGTCTTGTCCAACCGAGCCATTTACAGGCaagttaaaaaatgtgaaagaagTAAAAGTTTGGTTCTTCTCTCAGATCTTTCTTCATGCTTTTCGGTGCGTCTCTGCTATTTTAGTGTACAGTAGAAGCCCAGCCTGGAAACTTGTCACTTGTTCCCATCCCATTGATAACCCTTTTCacctcttttttctgtttctccttCCCCAGAcgttttctcctctcctcctcctcggTGTCATCTTGTATGTGGGCGTATTTGTTGATGACCTCCTCTAGGGAGCTGAGAGCCACCTCTCTGTTGGAGCGCAGCTTCTGGGCTAACAGGTGGTTGGTGAGGGCAGGATCTGCGGCTAGAACAAACAGGAACACAGCACACCTGTGAGTAAAACACAAAACCAGTAAAAGTATGTTTCACTGTGCGTCAAACATGAACTCAGTGATAGATTACTGGGTTTGTAGGCGTCCGTCAGGTGAGAGCCAAAGTTGTAGACCATGTCCAGGTGGCGTCTCTCCTGCAGCCTGCTGCCTGTCTCACGGAACGCATCCTGCGCAATCTGCGACTCCAGCTTACGGCTCAGCATCAGTTGGTGGCGCTCATTGGCGCGTTTCACCACCTGCAGGACGTCCATGTAATCCGGAGGGTTCTGCTGGACCTCAGGGTTGTTTAGGAATCGCTCAATCTAAAGCAAGTGTGAGGAAAAGTGTGGCAAAAACAGAGATGGGAGAGATGTAGGCTTTACCTGAACAGACAAGCTTTGGCCTCCCTGCAGGTTGGCGAAACATCTGCGTAACATTTGGGCATTTTATCATCATgtgttttacataaaataatgaatcacCCACAGACTTTTCTGTACACCGACTCAGCAAACTCAAATAACTTCAGTATACAgagaacaaaacaacaacatactGTAGGGTCTGTACAT is a window of Tachysurus vachellii isolate PV-2020 chromosome 3, HZAU_Pvac_v1, whole genome shotgun sequence DNA encoding:
- the daxx gene encoding death domain-associated protein 6, whose amino-acid sequence is MAAVTKVIESIVILDDDDVEEPSSSSSSSTHPRTSKLPQPPPTHIPVSPFASARKEIHVLKLENEKLFGEFVDHCVEHTREHPEVLDFLKTKYSKSSPDFLLSVEFRNAVGRCLTRAQNQPTKTFVYINELCTILKQHSSKRRVTIQSHNAKKQEKTKRRVQEGNPSAEVKDEDEAASRQKEVGEEERKTKRASRRQIAYLENLLKVHSDEIKRLQERDLSLDDLEKEDSSYIQEHKLKRRLMKIYDKLCELKNCSTLTGRVIEQRIRYNGTRYPELNRKIERFLNNPEVQQNPPDYMDVLQVVKRANERHQLMLSRKLESQIAQDAFRETGSRLQERRHLDMVYNFGSHLTDAYKPTADPALTNHLLAQKLRSNREVALSSLEEVINKYAHIQDDTEEEERRKRLGKEKQKKESEQQETVKTENGERSGEEHENDQEAEEDEAAEEEEEEDEEEEEDNDSSDPDIEEEIQASAAQVRPDEEEEEEEEEHLSVIDDIVQPSSEGSCLSVKSPGCGDAGESADEVPQLDSRTHGSTTTEKHSSDSSSLSSVSHSHSGVLKPPSGDDELLVSNSCPIADSNISQTTEIPEIPDYCISTISILPEVTNETCNNKKRKRESKENHVVQNGNIRQSEVSDRDVSPDVKVTCSPVLVDSTRADTPTQDLVSSSRSTPPPKKHKVNVATQCDPDEVIVLSDSD